The following proteins are encoded in a genomic region of Catellatospora sp. TT07R-123:
- a CDS encoding serine/threonine-protein kinase: MPNPAQTPQLTSLTVHDPRTAGPYRLHGRLGQGGQGVVYLGTDPADRQVAVKMLTIDLEHDPKAKARFGKEIAAARRVAPFCTAQILHADLDGEHPYVVSEFIEGPTLHRQVRDHGPVSGNALYRLAVGTATAIAAIHHAGIVHCDLKPDNVILGADGPRVIDFGIARAMGTHTLTGNVMGTVPYMAPERFHNVDIGPRCDIFGWAATIAFAASGRGPFGHDSLATVMARVLHEPPDLANLSGTLLDLVGEGLAKDQYARPTAEQILLRLLGHTAQPAAEIPLGAALREGSDAAATSVLPATAATGTVYATGTSTTAAPPPAYAQTTAVVPVPAPTLLTVPPAGWPRRLGRQAGDPVGISAAILLGAGGFAAGLVAAADTATAATMGAVAFGTVYLVRLVLAAALDRGEPDPSER, from the coding sequence GTGCCGAACCCTGCGCAGACGCCCCAGCTGACCTCGCTGACCGTCCACGATCCACGCACGGCCGGGCCGTACCGGCTGCACGGGAGGCTGGGCCAGGGCGGGCAGGGCGTGGTCTACCTCGGCACCGACCCCGCCGACCGCCAGGTGGCGGTGAAGATGCTGACCATCGACCTGGAACACGACCCGAAAGCCAAGGCCCGGTTCGGCAAGGAGATCGCCGCCGCGCGGCGGGTCGCCCCGTTCTGCACCGCCCAGATCCTGCACGCCGACCTCGACGGCGAGCACCCGTACGTGGTCAGCGAGTTCATCGAGGGACCCACCCTGCACCGGCAGGTCCGCGACCACGGCCCGGTCTCCGGCAACGCCCTCTACCGGCTCGCGGTCGGCACCGCCACCGCGATCGCGGCGATCCACCACGCGGGCATCGTGCACTGCGACCTCAAGCCGGACAACGTGATCCTCGGCGCGGACGGCCCACGCGTGATCGACTTCGGCATCGCCCGCGCGATGGGCACGCACACGCTGACCGGCAACGTCATGGGCACCGTGCCGTACATGGCGCCCGAGCGGTTCCACAACGTCGACATCGGCCCGCGCTGCGACATCTTCGGCTGGGCGGCCACCATCGCCTTCGCCGCCTCGGGTCGGGGCCCGTTCGGCCACGACTCGCTGGCGACCGTGATGGCCCGGGTGCTGCACGAGCCGCCGGACCTGGCGAACCTGTCCGGCACGCTGCTCGACCTGGTGGGGGAGGGGCTGGCCAAGGACCAGTACGCCCGGCCCACCGCCGAGCAGATCCTGCTGCGGCTGCTGGGCCACACCGCGCAGCCCGCGGCGGAGATCCCGCTGGGTGCCGCGCTGCGGGAGGGCAGCGACGCGGCCGCGACCTCGGTGCTGCCCGCGACGGCGGCGACCGGCACCGTGTACGCGACCGGCACCTCGACCACGGCAGCGCCGCCGCCCGCGTACGCCCAGACCACCGCCGTGGTCCCGGTGCCCGCACCGACCCTGCTCACCGTGCCCCCGGCCGGCTGGCCGCGGCGGCTCGGCCGCCAGGCCGGCGACCCGGTCGGGATCTCGGCCGCGATCCTGCTCGGCGCCGGCGGCTTCGCGGCGGGCCTCGTCGCCGCCGCCGACACCGCCACGGCCGCGACGATGGGCGCCGTCGCGTTCGGCACCGTCTACCTGGTCCGCCTGGTCCTGGCCGCCGCGCTGGACCGCGGTGAACCCGACCCGTCCGAGCGCTGA
- a CDS encoding cellulose binding domain-containing protein → MRRRTSAIAAIAAATMAALGTAVVTELPSYAATGCTVTYTVTNQWPGGFGADVTVKNLGDPLNGWNLVWSYSAGQQVGQFWSTALTQSGSTVTAANVGYNASVATNATVNFGFNASWAGSNPAPASFRLNGVACTGGVSGSPSPTRTSGPSPSPSRSVTPSPSSGTPGVPSDAAWVASGQWDTWNNSGYTVYNNIWGSGAGSQTIWARTPTNWGVIANHPMTSGVKSYPHTVKGAVNRTVSSLGTFTSSFNVSVPSSGNYSTTYDIWANNWAYEVMLWMNYNGAVGPIADQYDANGAVPAFRNVSLGGHTWNIYRGSNGANAVFSFLRTGNTNSGTVDLRAIMNWLRTQNWWADVTVGEAQFGFEISGTSGSAAFTDNSFAINWS, encoded by the coding sequence ATGCGCAGACGGACCTCAGCCATCGCGGCCATCGCGGCCGCCACGATGGCCGCCCTGGGGACCGCGGTCGTCACCGAACTGCCCTCGTACGCGGCGACCGGATGCACCGTCACCTACACCGTCACCAACCAGTGGCCCGGCGGCTTCGGCGCCGACGTCACCGTCAAGAACCTCGGCGACCCCCTCAACGGCTGGAACCTGGTCTGGTCGTACTCGGCCGGCCAGCAGGTGGGCCAGTTCTGGAGCACCGCCCTGACCCAGAGCGGGTCGACGGTGACGGCCGCCAACGTCGGCTACAACGCGTCGGTGGCGACCAACGCCACGGTCAACTTCGGCTTCAACGCCTCGTGGGCCGGCAGCAACCCCGCCCCGGCGAGCTTCCGCCTCAACGGTGTCGCCTGCACCGGCGGCGTGTCCGGCTCGCCCAGCCCGACCCGCACCAGCGGCCCGTCGCCCTCCCCGTCGCGGTCGGTCACGCCGTCGCCCAGCAGCGGCACGCCCGGCGTGCCCTCGGACGCGGCCTGGGTCGCCTCGGGCCAGTGGGACACCTGGAACAACAGCGGTTACACCGTCTACAACAACATCTGGGGCTCCGGCGCGGGCAGCCAGACGATCTGGGCGCGTACGCCCACGAACTGGGGCGTCATCGCCAACCACCCGATGACCTCGGGCGTGAAGTCCTACCCGCACACCGTCAAGGGCGCGGTCAACCGCACCGTCAGCTCGCTGGGCACGTTCACCAGCTCGTTCAACGTCAGCGTCCCGAGCAGCGGCAACTACTCCACCACCTACGACATCTGGGCCAACAACTGGGCCTACGAGGTCATGCTGTGGATGAACTACAACGGCGCGGTCGGCCCGATCGCCGACCAGTACGACGCCAACGGCGCCGTCCCGGCGTTCCGCAACGTCAGCCTGGGCGGCCACACCTGGAACATCTACCGGGGCTCCAACGGCGCCAACGCGGTCTTCTCGTTCCTGCGCACCGGCAACACCAACTCCGGCACCGTCGACCTCCGCGCGATCATGAACTGGCTGCGCACGCAGAACTGGTGGGCTGACGTGACCGTCGGCGAGGCCCAGTTCGGCTTCGAGATCAGCGGCACCAGCGGCTCGGCCGCGTTCACCGACAACAGCTTCGCCATCAACTGGAGCTGA
- a CDS encoding MFS transporter codes for MNTLVDRLVPARLGRSFRWLLASSWTTNLGDGIALAAGPLLVASLTRDPFLISLAAVFGWAPPLVFGLYAGVLSDRRDRRRIVLAANAARVALLTGLIAAIATGTLSATVALLALGLLATTEVFADNTSATLPPMLVHRDDLVVANARLQTGFITLNQLAGPPIGAALFAAGTVWPFATEVILDLAGLLMVTRLVLPAHGRAADAAVRNMRQDVVEGFRWTVRHPAVRTLLLTILIFNVSFGAAWSVLVLYAQQQLGLGPVGFGLLSTVSALGGLLGTGLYGRLTSRIRLGDLMRIGLIIETLTHLILALTRSAWVASVVFFLFGAHAFVWGTTSVTVRQRAVPQHLQGRVGSLNTLCVYGGLVVGAPLGGALAGAYGVAAPFWFAFAASAVFVVLLWRELTRIATEDAAQPAVA; via the coding sequence GTGAACACCCTCGTCGATCGGCTGGTCCCGGCCCGCCTCGGGCGCAGCTTCCGCTGGCTGCTGGCGTCCTCCTGGACCACGAACCTCGGCGACGGCATCGCGCTGGCCGCCGGCCCGCTGCTGGTCGCCTCGCTGACGAGGGACCCCTTCCTGATCTCGCTGGCCGCCGTGTTCGGCTGGGCACCGCCCCTGGTGTTCGGCCTGTACGCCGGGGTGCTGTCCGACCGCCGCGACCGGCGCCGGATCGTGCTCGCCGCCAACGCCGCCCGGGTCGCCCTGCTCACCGGGCTGATAGCGGCGATCGCGACCGGGACGCTGTCGGCCACGGTGGCGCTGCTGGCGCTGGGCCTGCTGGCCACCACCGAGGTGTTCGCCGACAACACCAGCGCCACGCTGCCGCCGATGCTGGTGCACCGCGACGATCTCGTCGTGGCGAACGCGCGGCTGCAGACCGGCTTCATCACCCTGAACCAGCTGGCGGGGCCGCCGATCGGCGCGGCGCTGTTCGCCGCAGGAACCGTGTGGCCGTTCGCGACCGAGGTGATCCTCGACCTGGCGGGGCTGCTGATGGTGACGCGGCTCGTCCTGCCCGCGCACGGGCGGGCCGCCGATGCCGCCGTGCGCAACATGCGGCAGGACGTCGTCGAGGGTTTCCGCTGGACCGTACGGCACCCGGCGGTGCGCACCCTCCTGCTGACCATCCTGATCTTCAACGTCTCGTTCGGTGCGGCCTGGTCCGTGCTCGTGCTCTACGCCCAGCAGCAGCTCGGCCTCGGCCCGGTCGGGTTCGGCCTGCTCTCGACCGTCTCCGCGCTGGGCGGCCTGCTCGGCACCGGCCTGTACGGCCGCCTGACCAGCCGGATCCGGCTCGGTGACCTGATGCGCATCGGCCTGATCATCGAGACCCTGACGCATCTCATCCTGGCCCTCACCCGGTCGGCCTGGGTCGCCTCGGTGGTCTTCTTCCTGTTCGGCGCGCACGCGTTCGTCTGGGGCACCACCTCGGTCACCGTGCGGCAACGCGCGGTGCCGCAGCATCTGCAAGGCCGCGTCGGCAGCCTCAACACCCTCTGCGTGTACGGCGGGCTCGTCGTCGGCGCGCCGCTGGGCGGCGCCCTGGCCGGGGCGTACGGCGTCGCCGCGCCGTTCTGGTTCGCCTTCGCCGCGTCCGCGGTCTTCGTCGTGCTGCTGTGGCGGGAGCTGACCCGCATCGCCACCGAGGACGCCGCGCAGCCTGCGGTGGCGTGA
- a CDS encoding DUF4832 domain-containing protein: MKFRSLRLFTVTALVAALGTVAIDAAPAHAATVTYAADLATAFANPERGFHNRYEIINDPAVNDYVNAATIPGFNPDLLDRTFARAKADGDTIVHSYVHLDKYKTEALPQALLDNLASGLAAVRTAGMKIVLRPAYTWDGYASVAESQILAHIAQINAVVSANADVVLHLETGYLGAWGEWHTGTLTNSSSVEEAPARYRIVKKIADTTPATIPIVMRYPIYIKEVTDPTACVVPEGCTLTQAQKDRIGFHNDCFLADANDMGTYDNPSWMGWYYIEQKKQWMYDLATSTGVNKMVGGETCGADGYNDAACVNAQAEMSKLNFTEINEDYAAVNTDKWKAANLAAVGNDPAETCFVRIKRKLGYRLRLLDATFPTSVAPGANLGFTAHLNNDGWSGLIKNRPVYLVLQSASNRYNLPLSGVDPRTWLAGASTVTANAAVPGNVAAGTYKLALWLPDPVAALQSRPAYSVRLANTGTWDATNGYNVLSTAVTVGTCTGDCTAPSVPSGLAVTGVTNTSVSLSWSASTDNVGVTGYQVLRDGVLAGSPTGTTFTDTGRSPGSTYQYTVRAVDAAGNTSGTSTAVSGTTTGCSGDCTAPSAPTLSTTGKSDTTVSLSWTASTDNVGVTGYEVFRGSTLVGSPSGTTFTDTGLTASTAYAYTVKARDAAGNRSAAGNTVSVTTDATPPPPTGLVLDNFDGTPAYPASAQNDLGKWTGANCFLDGGGYGVLTGGALSLRYNNCGWFGSDVGVDLSAYTYLVVRVKGAAGGEQTHFNLGMGGVTKLFGDFTLDGGAHPVITTAYQDIKIPLVANGINRNSPSQLAMGFWYGGNSTITIDHISFQ, encoded by the coding sequence ATGAAGTTCCGCTCACTGCGCCTGTTCACCGTGACAGCGCTGGTGGCGGCGCTCGGCACCGTGGCGATCGACGCCGCGCCCGCCCACGCCGCCACCGTCACCTACGCGGCCGACCTGGCCACCGCGTTCGCCAACCCCGAGCGCGGATTCCACAACCGCTACGAGATCATCAACGACCCGGCGGTCAACGACTACGTCAACGCCGCCACCATCCCGGGATTCAACCCCGACCTGCTCGACCGCACCTTCGCCCGCGCCAAGGCCGACGGCGACACGATCGTCCACAGCTACGTGCACCTGGACAAGTACAAGACCGAGGCCCTGCCGCAGGCGCTGCTCGACAACCTCGCCTCCGGCCTGGCCGCGGTCCGCACCGCCGGTATGAAGATCGTGCTGCGCCCCGCCTACACCTGGGACGGCTACGCCAGCGTCGCCGAGTCGCAGATCCTGGCCCACATCGCCCAGATCAACGCGGTCGTCTCGGCCAACGCCGACGTCGTGCTGCACCTGGAGACCGGCTACCTCGGGGCGTGGGGGGAGTGGCACACCGGCACGCTCACCAACTCGTCCTCGGTCGAGGAGGCGCCCGCCCGGTACCGGATCGTCAAGAAGATCGCCGACACCACCCCGGCGACGATCCCGATCGTGATGCGCTACCCGATCTACATCAAGGAGGTCACCGACCCGACCGCATGCGTGGTGCCCGAGGGCTGCACGCTGACCCAGGCGCAGAAGGACCGCATCGGGTTCCACAACGACTGCTTCCTGGCCGACGCCAACGACATGGGCACCTACGACAACCCGTCCTGGATGGGCTGGTACTACATCGAGCAGAAGAAGCAGTGGATGTACGACCTGGCCACCTCGACCGGCGTCAACAAGATGGTCGGCGGTGAGACCTGCGGCGCCGACGGCTACAACGACGCCGCCTGCGTCAACGCCCAGGCGGAGATGAGCAAGCTCAACTTCACCGAGATCAACGAGGACTACGCGGCGGTCAACACCGACAAGTGGAAGGCGGCGAACCTGGCCGCCGTCGGCAACGACCCGGCCGAGACCTGCTTCGTACGCATCAAGCGCAAGCTCGGCTACCGGCTCAGACTGCTCGACGCGACGTTCCCGACCAGCGTCGCGCCGGGGGCGAACCTGGGCTTCACCGCGCACCTGAACAACGACGGCTGGTCCGGCCTGATCAAGAACCGGCCGGTCTACCTGGTGCTCCAGAGCGCGAGCAACCGCTACAACCTGCCGCTGTCCGGCGTCGACCCCCGGACCTGGCTGGCCGGGGCGAGCACCGTCACGGCCAACGCCGCCGTGCCGGGCAACGTCGCGGCCGGGACGTACAAGCTGGCCCTGTGGCTGCCCGACCCGGTCGCCGCGCTCCAGTCGCGCCCGGCGTACTCGGTGCGCCTGGCCAACACCGGCACCTGGGACGCGACCAACGGGTACAACGTGCTGTCCACCGCCGTCACCGTCGGCACCTGCACCGGTGACTGCACGGCGCCGTCGGTGCCGTCGGGCCTGGCGGTGACCGGGGTGACCAACACGAGCGTGTCGCTGTCGTGGTCGGCGTCGACGGACAACGTCGGGGTGACCGGCTACCAGGTGCTGCGCGACGGGGTGCTCGCGGGCTCGCCCACGGGCACGACGTTCACCGACACCGGGCGCAGCCCGGGGTCGACCTACCAGTACACGGTCCGGGCCGTGGACGCCGCGGGCAACACGTCCGGGACGTCGACCGCGGTCTCAGGCACGACAACCGGCTGCTCGGGCGACTGCACCGCGCCGTCGGCGCCGACCCTGTCCACGACCGGCAAGTCGGACACGACGGTGAGCCTGTCGTGGACGGCGTCCACCGACAACGTAGGTGTGACCGGGTATGAGGTGTTCCGGGGATCGACGCTGGTCGGGAGCCCGTCGGGCACCACGTTCACGGACACCGGGCTGACGGCGTCGACTGCTTACGCGTACACGGTGAAGGCCCGCGACGCGGCGGGCAACCGCTCGGCGGCCGGTAACACGGTGTCCGTGACCACCGACGCGACTCCGCCCCCGCCGACCGGTCTGGTGCTGGACAACTTCGACGGCACTCCCGCCTACCCGGCGTCGGCGCAGAACGACCTGGGTAAGTGGACGGGTGCGAACTGCTTCCTCGACGGCGGCGGCTACGGCGTCCTGACCGGCGGGGCGCTGAGCCTGCGCTACAACAACTGCGGCTGGTTCGGCTCCGACGTGGGCGTGGACCTGAGCGCCTACACGTACCTGGTGGTGCGGGTGAAGGGCGCCGCAGGCGGGGAGCAGACCCACTTCAACCTGGGCATGGGCGGTGTGACGAAGCTGTTCGGGGACTTCACCCTCGACGGCGGGGCGCACCCGGTGATCACCACGGCGTACCAGGACATCAAGATCCCGCTCGTGGCGAACGGGATCAACCGCAACTCGCCGTCGCAGCTGGCCATGGGCTTCTGGTACGGCGGCAACTCCACCATCACCATCGACCACATCTCCTTCCAGTAG
- a CDS encoding fibronectin type III domain-containing protein produces the protein MPKLRRLLAATATALTLSLTVAVPATAAPAGPPPRPAAGPGPDTSLTTHTYTYADAPVGQPLKGFAPYLFPGDNLSTKYPGGLVWSYFALNEVMKDPANCANIDWSVFEKALDEAAVWSRQVAFRFYLEYPGGSGTHPGNGIPPCLNGKMALRTNGFWGTVSPDYDDPDVIAALTTFINAFAAKYDHAGPGGTADPRIGFMTLGLVGLWGEWHTWPYDRDTADGYPNLMPTDATIRTIIGAADAAFSNIQVEVRYPLAGTEGTANIGFHDDSWPYKEIRNGQLKGMTLPVSMNGWDDAFLQLQLNTDTENRWITQSIGGEARPEIQGSLYTDWPNGANQVDNVLAATELTHISWMINQTGAGGYSPTDPKVSAGVRKMGYNLHIPQANFNAVASGSYKVGVTVQNNGVAPFYYPWTVQLGLRDGAGNVVKTWDTSWDLRTVQPLQIRAFPDWNVGADPKYLDFGRPVNFSTTVSTAGVPAGDYSLVLKVRNPLETVTADVLRARPAASRLTDWIIDQWRPRLPLSFANANQGADGWVNLGAVSTSSCTGDCTAPSVPSGLAVTGVTNTSVSLSWSASTDNVGVTGYQVLRDGVVVASPTGTTFTDTGRSLGTTYQYTVRALDAAGNVSNQSAAVSATTTGCSGDCAAPSAPTLSTTGKSDTTVSLSWTGSTDNVGVTGYEVFRGSTLVGSPSGTTFMDTGLTASTAYAYTVKARDAAGNRSAASNAVSVTTDAAPQPPTGLVLDNFDGTPAYPSSNLNDLGKWTGGNCFLDGGGSGVVTGGALSLRYNNCGWFGSDVGVDLSAYTYLVVRVKGAAGGEQTHFNLGLGGVTKVFGDFTLDGGAHPVITTAYQDIKIPLVANGISRNSPSQLAMGFWYGGNSTITIDHITFQ, from the coding sequence GTGCCCAAGCTACGCAGACTGCTCGCGGCCACCGCGACAGCGCTGACGCTCTCGCTGACCGTGGCCGTCCCGGCCACGGCGGCACCGGCGGGACCGCCGCCGCGCCCGGCGGCCGGTCCCGGCCCGGACACCAGCCTCACCACGCACACCTACACCTACGCCGACGCCCCGGTCGGCCAGCCGCTCAAGGGTTTCGCCCCGTACCTGTTCCCGGGCGACAACCTGTCCACGAAGTACCCCGGCGGCCTGGTGTGGAGCTACTTCGCCCTCAACGAGGTGATGAAGGACCCCGCCAACTGCGCCAACATCGACTGGAGCGTGTTCGAGAAGGCCCTCGACGAGGCGGCCGTATGGAGCCGCCAGGTCGCGTTCCGCTTCTACCTCGAATACCCCGGCGGCAGCGGCACCCACCCCGGCAACGGCATCCCGCCGTGCCTGAACGGCAAGATGGCGCTGCGCACCAACGGATTCTGGGGCACCGTCAGCCCCGACTACGACGACCCCGACGTGATCGCCGCGCTGACCACGTTCATCAACGCGTTCGCGGCGAAGTACGACCACGCGGGGCCGGGCGGCACCGCCGACCCGCGCATCGGCTTCATGACCCTGGGCCTGGTCGGCCTGTGGGGCGAGTGGCACACCTGGCCGTACGACCGCGACACCGCCGACGGCTACCCGAACCTGATGCCGACCGACGCGACGATCCGCACCATCATCGGCGCGGCCGACGCGGCGTTCTCCAACATCCAGGTCGAGGTCCGCTACCCGCTCGCGGGCACGGAGGGCACGGCGAACATCGGGTTCCACGACGACTCGTGGCCGTACAAGGAGATCCGCAACGGGCAGCTCAAGGGCATGACCCTGCCGGTGTCCATGAACGGCTGGGACGACGCGTTCCTCCAGTTGCAGCTCAACACCGACACCGAGAACCGGTGGATCACCCAGTCCATCGGCGGCGAGGCCCGCCCCGAGATCCAGGGCAGCCTCTACACCGACTGGCCCAACGGCGCCAACCAGGTCGACAACGTCCTGGCCGCGACCGAGCTCACCCACATCAGCTGGATGATCAACCAGACGGGCGCGGGCGGGTACAGCCCCACCGACCCGAAGGTGTCGGCCGGGGTCCGCAAGATGGGCTACAACCTGCACATCCCGCAGGCCAACTTCAACGCCGTCGCCTCGGGCAGCTACAAGGTCGGCGTCACCGTGCAGAACAACGGCGTGGCACCGTTCTACTACCCGTGGACGGTCCAGCTCGGTCTGCGCGACGGCGCGGGCAACGTCGTCAAGACCTGGGACACCAGCTGGGACCTGCGCACCGTGCAGCCCCTGCAGATCCGGGCCTTCCCCGACTGGAACGTGGGCGCCGACCCGAAGTACCTCGACTTCGGCCGTCCGGTGAACTTCTCGACCACGGTCAGCACCGCGGGCGTGCCCGCGGGCGACTACAGCCTGGTCCTGAAGGTGCGCAACCCGCTGGAGACGGTGACCGCCGACGTCCTGCGGGCCCGCCCGGCGGCCAGCCGGCTCACCGACTGGATCATCGACCAGTGGCGGCCGCGCCTGCCGCTGTCGTTCGCCAACGCCAACCAGGGCGCCGACGGCTGGGTCAACCTCGGCGCGGTCAGCACCAGCTCCTGCACCGGTGACTGCACGGCGCCGTCGGTGCCGTCGGGCCTGGCGGTGACCGGGGTGACGAACACGAGCGTGTCGCTGTCGTGGTCGGCGTCGACGGACAACGTCGGCGTGACCGGCTACCAGGTGCTGCGCGACGGGGTGGTGGTCGCCTCGCCGACCGGCACGACGTTCACCGACACCGGCCGGAGCCTGGGCACCACGTACCAGTACACGGTCCGGGCGCTGGACGCGGCGGGCAACGTCTCCAACCAGTCCGCGGCCGTCTCGGCGACCACGACCGGCTGCTCGGGCGACTGCGCCGCGCCGTCGGCGCCGACTCTGTCGACGACCGGCAAGTCCGACACGACGGTGTCGCTGTCGTGGACGGGCTCGACGGACAACGTGGGAGTGACCGGGTATGAGGTGTTCCGGGGGTCGACGCTGGTCGGCAGCCCGTCGGGCACCACGTTCATGGACACGGGGCTGACGGCGTCGACTGCTTACGCGTACACGGTGAAGGCCCGTGATGCCGCAGGTAATCGGTCGGCGGCCAGCAACGCGGTGTCGGTGACCACCGATGCGGCGCCGCAGCCGCCGACGGGTCTGGTGCTGGACAACTTCGACGGCACCCCCGCGTACCCGTCGTCGAACCTGAACGACCTGGGTAAGTGGACCGGCGGCAACTGCTTCCTCGACGGCGGCGGGTCCGGTGTCGTCACGGGTGGGGCGCTGAGCCTGCGCTACAACAACTGCGGCTGGTTCGGCTCCGACGTCGGGGTGGACCTGAGCGCCTACACGTACCTGGTGGTGCGGGTGAAGGGCGCGGCCGGAGGCGAGCAGACCCACTTCAACCTGGGTCTGGGCGGTGTGACGAAGGTGTTCGGGGACTTCACCCTCGACGGCGGGGCGCACCCCGTCATAACGACGGCGTACCAGGACATCAAGATCCCGCTCGTGGCGAACGGGATCAGCCGCAACTCGCCGTCGCAGCTGGCCATGGGCTTCTGGTACGGCGGCAACTCCACCATCACGATCGACCACATCACCTTCCAGTAG
- a CDS encoding DUF4832 domain-containing protein gives MRFAVALLATLTLATGTPAAATPAPSTPQWTPLTYTSAPADNPLKGFIPYAGSYQTFPYSMEWFYLPLNAVMTGPHQFRWNALEKQLNDIASRGHQAVFRFYLDYPGKPTGVPQYLLDQGLATHTYDDFGNNGVSVAPDYSDPRLVSALENFIGAFGHRYDGDPRIGFITLGLIGFWGEWHTWPYDGWTNPENWMPGTDVLTRILTDYDDAFDRTRLLARYPSPQNKDLGIGYHDDSFAFETLPPTSWHFVQRLIDEGVTDKWRTEPVGGELRPEIQSCLFEEPVSCGQYEDYAASVEQTHASWLINHAAFAPTGYTGDEYFRAVQAAKSLGYELTVTEAAVSAQRVSVRIANRGTAPFYYPWKVELAAIDDQGRVAARWQTGWTVTGIQPGADPTELTTAVNTHGLKRGSYDIVLRIANPLPQGIPLRFANTSQDTHSGWLRLGTVTTR, from the coding sequence GTGCGATTCGCCGTCGCGCTGCTGGCCACCCTGACCCTGGCCACCGGGACACCCGCCGCGGCGACACCCGCGCCGAGCACCCCGCAGTGGACCCCGCTGACCTACACCTCGGCCCCCGCCGACAACCCCCTCAAGGGCTTCATCCCGTACGCGGGCAGCTACCAGACCTTCCCGTACAGCATGGAATGGTTCTACCTTCCGCTGAACGCCGTGATGACCGGCCCGCACCAGTTCCGCTGGAACGCCCTGGAGAAGCAGCTCAACGACATCGCCTCCAGGGGCCACCAGGCCGTCTTCCGCTTCTACCTCGACTATCCGGGCAAGCCCACCGGCGTCCCGCAGTACCTGCTCGACCAGGGCCTGGCCACCCACACCTACGACGACTTCGGCAACAACGGCGTCAGCGTCGCCCCCGACTACAGCGACCCGCGCCTGGTCTCGGCGCTGGAGAACTTCATCGGGGCGTTCGGCCACCGCTACGACGGCGACCCGCGCATCGGGTTCATCACCCTCGGCCTCATCGGCTTCTGGGGCGAGTGGCACACCTGGCCCTACGACGGCTGGACCAACCCCGAGAACTGGATGCCCGGCACCGACGTGCTCACCCGCATCCTGACCGACTACGACGACGCGTTCGACCGCACCCGGCTGCTGGCCCGCTACCCGAGCCCGCAGAACAAGGACCTGGGCATCGGCTACCACGACGACTCGTTCGCCTTCGAGACCCTGCCGCCGACCTCCTGGCACTTCGTGCAGCGCCTCATCGACGAGGGCGTCACCGACAAGTGGCGTACCGAGCCCGTCGGCGGCGAGCTGCGCCCCGAGATCCAGTCCTGCCTGTTCGAGGAGCCCGTCAGCTGCGGCCAGTACGAGGACTACGCCGCCTCGGTCGAGCAGACCCACGCCTCCTGGCTGATCAACCACGCCGCCTTCGCCCCGACCGGCTATACCGGCGACGAGTACTTCCGCGCCGTGCAGGCGGCGAAGTCCCTCGGCTACGAGCTGACCGTCACCGAGGCCGCCGTCAGCGCGCAGCGCGTCTCGGTCCGCATCGCCAACCGGGGTACCGCGCCCTTCTACTACCCCTGGAAGGTCGAGCTGGCCGCGATCGACGACCAGGGCCGCGTCGCCGCCCGCTGGCAGACCGGCTGGACCGTCACCGGCATCCAGCCCGGCGCCGACCCCACTGAGCTGACCACCGCCGTCAACACCCACGGCCTGAAGCGCGGCAGCTACGACATCGTCCTGCGCATCGCCAACCCGCTGCCCCAGGGCATCCCGCTGCGCTTCGCCAACACCAGCCAGGACACCCACTCCGGCTGGCTGCGGCTGGGCACCGTCACCACCCGCTGA